The following are from one region of the Streptomyces fradiae genome:
- a CDS encoding 3-keto-5-aminohexanoate cleavage protein codes for MLQVCLNGSRGPGEPAAVPAVPEALAESAAAAVAAGAEDVHVHPRTPCGNDTLSPRVLAETLNAIRAVVDVPVGVTTGAWAEPDPVRRLARVRAWTVLPDHASVNWHEPGAEALAAALLDRGVAVEAGLWSGTDGPARFLRSSLAPRVLRVLAEVTDPSPARAEDTARALLATLARSPHARPVLLHGEGGSAWPVLRLARRLGLDTRIGLEDTLLLPDGTPAATNAQLVSAALAEPGRPGASAPATVSA; via the coding sequence ATGCTGCAGGTGTGCCTCAACGGCAGCCGCGGGCCCGGGGAGCCGGCGGCCGTTCCGGCGGTCCCGGAGGCGCTGGCCGAGTCCGCCGCCGCGGCCGTCGCGGCGGGCGCCGAGGACGTGCATGTGCACCCGAGGACGCCGTGCGGGAACGACACCCTCTCGCCGCGGGTGCTCGCCGAGACGCTGAACGCGATCCGCGCGGTGGTGGACGTGCCGGTGGGCGTGACGACCGGGGCGTGGGCGGAGCCCGACCCGGTACGCCGGCTGGCCCGGGTGCGGGCCTGGACGGTGCTGCCCGACCACGCCTCCGTGAACTGGCACGAGCCGGGCGCCGAGGCCCTCGCCGCGGCCCTGCTCGACCGGGGCGTCGCCGTGGAGGCGGGCCTGTGGTCGGGCACCGACGGACCGGCCCGTTTCCTGCGCTCCTCCCTCGCGCCCCGGGTACTGCGGGTCCTCGCCGAGGTGACGGACCCCTCGCCGGCCCGGGCCGAGGACACCGCGCGAGCCCTGCTCGCGACGCTCGCCCGCTCACCGCACGCCCGGCCGGTGCTGCTGCACGGCGAGGGCGGCTCGGCCTGGCCGGTCCTGCGACTGGCCCGGCGGCTCGGTCTGGACACCCGGATCGGTCTGGAGGACACCCTGCTCCTCCCGGACGGCACCCCGGCCGCCACCAACGCCCAGCTGGTGTCGGCGGCGCTCGCCGAGCCCGGCAGGCCCGGCGCGTCCGCCCCGGCGACGGTGTCGGCGTAG